A genomic segment from Amphiura filiformis chromosome 10, Afil_fr2py, whole genome shotgun sequence encodes:
- the LOC140162578 gene encoding cytochrome P450 4A12A-like: MAMWMSFTGHIMWVSVQIWIAFLLITLCTTIYGLFRRRWLMQKLTANFDDCGLKTSFIWGNSKCYPSANTKEYLDKVNQVFGRMTNYGRDWIGPFLCNIQVVSPEYIKIVFANSDSKDSLFTNILRPWTGDAINFTEGAKWKRLRRLFTPFFQTSILKHYIKIYVDSTEIFLDKISDTKGRSVDVFGHVDLLTLDIAYKYMYSYESNCQLNEENDYIKAHNTFLEIYMERLRFPPYLFDPIFHLSPSGFKWRRCLRVILKKPKEEIKKRRLQFKEMEDHGHSEHSEEENRDFLDMLFHARDKNGEGLTDQEICEEVANGMHAGYHNTSVAISWCLYNFGRLPDYQRKCYEEVQQLFEEKGNTKLEWDDLKSLPFTTMFIKESLRFHAPIPGILRKLLQDVTFPDGTVLPKGTSVVVSPLATHHHPLYWENPEVFDPYRFLPERSKDRHSYAYIPFSGGPRNCLGKNLAMNEVKVAIAMTVHRFQIDVDPDKTPEWTQRIILNSLNGIHLKFFPR, from the exons ATGGCTATGTGGATGTCTTTTACAGGGCATATTATGTGGGTTAGTGTGCAAATTTGGATTGCATTTCTCCTCATAACATTGTGCACCACTATCTATGGGTTATTTAGGAGGAGATGGTTAATGCAGAAGTTGACAGCCAACTTCGATGATTGTGGTTTGAAAACGTCATTCATTTGGGGTAATTCAAAATGT TATCCTTCGGCAAACACTAAAGAATACCTCGACAAGGTGAATCAGGTTTTCGGAAGGATGACAAATTATGGGCGAGATTGGATCGGGCCGTTCCTCTGCAATATTCAAGTTGTTAGTCCGGAATACATCAAGATCGTGTTTGCAAACTCAG ATTCCAAGGATAGTTTGTTCACTAACATATTACGTCCATGGACCGGTGATGCGATCAATTTTACAGAAGGCGCCAAGTGGAAAAGATTACGTAGACTATTTACTCCATTCTTCCAAACAAGTATACTGAaacattacatcaaaatatatgtgGATTCAACCGAAATATTTCTG GACAAGATTTCCGACACCAAAGGTCGGTCTGTGGACGTTTTTGGACACGTTGACCTATTGACTCTTGATATAgcatacaaatacatgtactcCTATGAGAGTAATTGCCAGTTAAACGA GGAAAATGATTACATTAAAGCTCACAATACGTTCCTGGAAATATACATGGAGCGCTTGAGATTTCCTCCATATCTTTTCGACCCAATATTTCATCTGTCACCATCTGGCTTCAAGTGGAGGCGCTGTTTACGTGTAATACTCAAGAAACCAAAAGAGGAAATCAAGAAAAGGCGTCTACAATTTAAGGAAATGGAAGACCATGGTCATAGCGAGCATTCTGAAGAGGAGAATCGTGATTTTTTGGACATGCTATTTCACGCCAGG GATAAAAACGGTGAAGGACTTACCGATCAAGAAATTTGTGAGGAAGTTGCTAATGGCATGCACGCTGGCTACCATAACACATCCGTTGCTATTTCCTGGTGTCTTTACAATTTTGGAAGATTGCCCGATTACCAAAGAAAATGTTACGAAGAAGTACAGCAACTATTTGAAGAAAAAGGGAACACCAAATTGGAATG ggatgatttgaaatctCTCCCATTTACAACCATGTTTATCAAAGAGAGTCTACGCTTTCATGCTCCCATCCCGGGGATTCTTCGCAAGCTTCTTCAAGACGTAACATTCCCGGATGGAACTGTACTCCCTAAag GCACATCTGTGGTCGTATCACCTCTGGCGACTCATCATCATCCGTTATACTGGGAAAACCCTGAGGTTTTTGATCCGTATCGATTTCTACCTGAAAGAAGCAAAGATCGCCACTCCTATGCCTATATTCCATTCTCAGGAGGACCAAG GAATTGCTTAGGGAAAAACCTCGCAATGAATGAAGTGAAAGTGGCAATAGCGATGACTGTCCACCGTTTTCAGATTGACGTCGATCCAGACAAAACACCAGAGTGGACTCAACGAATTATCTTAAATTCGTTAAATGGAATTCATCTGAAATTTTTTCCTCGATGA